The proteins below are encoded in one region of Styela clava chromosome 4, kaStyClav1.hap1.2, whole genome shotgun sequence:
- the LOC120326025 gene encoding mitochondrial disaggregase-like, producing MMNARINNITKKLLLVPRRTLLINKCSSYKMFSIHCLKPCSRKSIVDQTFRLIYTNPNENPKFSSASRLSPLLFLAIGFIANDEGNDSLLKRKLKASILHYSVSGDIFGLRHTLGELKKCSAEVADEIINSTHKYGWTPLMAAAVNGHIEILLALLDAGANPNHTDLFTTSRHISHKFHIDELGVRRERENNFSDELNHYSNFLGFTALHYAAVADSNSCVTALLNRGADALIKNHLGHKASSYVSEENDELYDLLISHEKAQSVKKEAEEAQERLKFPLEKRLKEHIVGQVGPISTVSSCIRRKQNGWYDEDHPLVFLFLGSSGVGKTELAKQVANYLHKGDKKSFIRLDMSEYQEKHEVAKLIGAPPGYIGHNEGGQLTKKLKAKPDAVVLFDEVDKAHPDVLTVLLQLFDEGRLTDGRGRTIDCKNAIFVMTSNLASDEIAQYGAKLRREADNVRKSKLDETENQNSIPSQYSSVSRSFKENVVQPILKRHFGRDEFLGRINEFVYFLPFSDNELIELVERELEMWRAIAAKKHKVKITWQTPSIPTILADGYNIYYGARSIKYEVDRRVVSLLASAHERGILKEGCNVLVSTPTKNAELAQSNNLSSAPIQLEIRTVGDKSVIVSEKDVWGWHHNNTSMV from the coding sequence ATGATGAATGcaagaataaataatattaccaAAAAACTCTTGTTGGTGCCAAGACGAACACTTCTAATAAACAAATGTTCCAGCTATAAAATGTTTTCCATTCACTGTCTGAAACCTTGTTCTCGAAAATCAATAGTAGATCAGACATTTCGTTTGATTTATACAAATCCGAATGAAAATCCAAAGTTTAGTTCAGCTTCGAGACTTTCGCCACTGCTATTTTTAGCAATTGGATTTATAGCAAATGATGAAGGCAATGATTCTCTACTGAAAAGAAAATTAAAGGCATCAATACTGCACTACTCCGTGTCTGGGGATATATTTGGATTGCGACACACCTTGGGTGAATTGAAAAAATGTAGTGCAGAAGTTGcagatgaaataataaatagcACCCACAAATATGGTTGGACTCCATTGATGGCAGCAGCAGTCAATGGTCATATTGAGATTTTATTGGCTTTGTTAGATGCTGGTGCAAACCCCAATCATACAGATTTGTTTACAACCTCTCGTCATATTTCTCATAAATTTCATATTGATGAATTGGGAGTTCGTCGTGAAAGAGAAAACAATTTTAGCGATGAATTGAatcattattcaaattttttgggtTTTACTGCCCTACATTATGCTGCTGTTGCAGACTCTAATTCTTGTGTTACTGCTTTACTGAATCGTGGAGCTGATGCTTTGATAAAGAATCATTTAGGTCATAAAGCAAGTTCATATGTGAGTGAGGAAAACGATGAATTATATGATCTATTGATTTCTCATGAAAAAGCTCAATCTGTTAAAAAAGAAGCAGAAGAAGCCCAAGAAAGGCTCAAGTTTCCACTTGAAAAGCGATTGAAAGAGCACATCGTAGGACAAGTGGGACCTATTTCTACTGTCTCCTCATGCATACGTAGGAAACAGAATGGATGGTATGACGAGGATCATCCTCTCGTTTTTCTATTTCTCGGCTCCTCAGGTGTAGGGAAAACAGAACTTGCTAAACAGGtagcaaattatttacataAAGGGGATAAAAAGTCCTTCATACGACTTGATATGTCTGAATATCAAGAAAAACACGAAGTTGCCAAATTAATTGGGGCTCCTCCAGGATACATTGGCCATAATGAAGGTGGCCAACTgacaaagaaattgaaagccaAACCTGACGCTGTAGTGTTATTTGATGAGGTTGACAAGGCGCATCCCGATGTACTTACAGTTTTGCTCCAGCTTTTTGATGAAGGGCGTTTAACTGATGGAAGGGGGAGAACAATAGACTGCAAAAATGCCATTTTTGTTATGACTTCAAATTTAGCATCTGATGAGATTGCGCAATACGGTGCAAAACTTCGAAGAGAAGCAGATAATGTGAGAAAAAGTAAACTTGATGaaactgaaaatcaaaattccatTCCTAGCCAGTATAGCAGCGTATCTCGCTCATTCAAAGAAAATGTGGTTCAACCTATTTTAAAACGACATTTTGGTAGAGATGAGTTTTTGGGACGAATTAACGAGTTTGTGTATTTCCTGCCTTTTTCAGACAATGAATTAATTGAACTTGTGGAAAGGGAACTGGAAATGTGGAGAGCTATTGCTGCTAAAAAGCATAAAGTTAAAATTACCTGGCAAACACCTTCAATTCCCACAATTTTAGCTGATGGGTATAATATATACTATGGTGCTCGGTCGATTAAGTATGAAGTTGATCGAAGGGTCGTCAGTTTACTTGCTAGTGCTCATGAGCGCGGAATATTAAAAGAAGGTTGTAATGTTTTGGTTTCTACTCCAACAAAAAATGCTGAATTAGCCCAATCTAATAATTTATCTAGCGCACCTATTCAACTGGAAATCAGAACAGTTGGGGATAAATCAGTAATTGTGAGTGAAAAAGATGTATGGGGATGGCATCATAACAATACTAGTATGGTGTAA
- the LOC120326029 gene encoding trafficking protein particle complex subunit 2-like protein — protein sequence MAVCIAVIAKENYPLLIRCKPGEENELKFHYTVHTSLDVVEEKIASVGKGSGTSSDLREFYLGLLYPTEDYKVYGYVTNTKVKFVIVVDPSNVQKRDNEIRSMFRKLHNAYTELVCNPFYIPGETIKSKSFDRVVSSLLAE from the coding sequence ATGGCAGTTTGTATTGCTGTTATTGCTAAAGAAAACTATCCATTACTTATACGCTGTAAGCCGGGCGAGGAAAACGAACTCAAATTTCATTATACTGTTCATACTTCATTAGACGTTGTAGAAGAAAAAATCGCCAGCGTTGGCAAAGGTTCTGGGACATCATCTGACCTTCGTGAGTTTTACCTTGGTTTATTGTATCCCACAGAAGACTACAAAGTTTACGGTTACGTTACGAACACTAAGGTCAAATTTGTTATTGTAGTGGATCCATCTAATGTTCAAAAAAGGGATAATGAAATAAGAAGTATGTTTCGTAAGCTTCATAATGCCTACACAGAATTAGTGTGTAACCCGTTTTATATTCCTGGAGAAACCATTAAATCTAAATCATTTGACAGAGTCGTTTCTTCATTGCTTGCTGAATAG
- the LOC120326028 gene encoding ras-related protein Rab-4B-like, protein MPETYDFLFKFLVIGSAGTGKSCLLHQLLENKFKGDSTHTIGVEFGSKVITAGGKTIKLQIWDTAGQERFRSVTRSYYRGAAGAILVYDITSRESFNALTNWLSDAKALASPNIVIILCGNKVDLEADREVTFLEASRFAQENEMMFLETSALSGLNVEEAFLKCAKTILNKIECGELDPARMGSGIQYGDSSLRQMRNLRNAHARTNQQQDNKCPCG, encoded by the exons ATGCCTGAGACATATG attttcttttcaaatttcttgTGATTGGAAGTGCTGGAACAGGGAAGTCTTGTCTCCTGCATCAGCTGTTGGAGAACAAAT TCAAGGGAGATTCAACTCACACTATCGGTGTTGAATTTGGATCAAAAGTTATCACAGCAGGCGGAAAAACCATCAAACTACAAATTTGGGATACTGCGGGGCAGGAGCGTTTTAG ATCGGTAACGAGAAGTTACTACAGAGGTGCAGCAGGAGCTATTCTAGTATATGATATAACAAG TCGGGAGTCATTCAATGCCCTAACCAACTGGCTCAGTGATGCAAAAGCTCTAGCAAGTccaaatattgttattatattatGTGGCAATAAAGTCGATTTAGAAGCAGACAGAGAAGTTACATTTCTTGAAGCATCCAGATTTGCACAGGAAAACG AGATGATGTTTTTGGAGACCAGTGCTCTCTCAGGGCTGAATGTTGAGGAAGCGTTTCTCAAATGCGCGAaaactattttgaataaaattgaatgcG GTGAATTGGATCCCGCTAGAATGGGTTCTGGGATACAATATGGAGATTCATCATTAAGGCAGATGAGAAATTTGAGAAACGCTCACGCCAGAACAAACCAGCAACAAGATAACAAATGTCCCTGCGGATGA